The Anopheles coluzzii chromosome 2, AcolN3, whole genome shotgun sequence genome window below encodes:
- the LOC120948477 gene encoding transmembrane protein 11 homolog, mitochondrial isoform X1 — protein sequence MSELSVEPKRLSPIDELISPTVRVIREVYEGENAHEMFQSDLNKALFDKVRFIVIEPTRLGEETERWIAVGNCLHKTALISGTASIAISLIWREKLTIYSASFCAVSMFCTSLYAICWTCDPCVEYQVERKQRNLMKIPVPEGASSPVVLVHKGNRLATYSHRIVTTLAASVCVWTIYRALK from the exons ATGTCCGAGCTTTCGGTCGAACCGAAACGGTTAAGTCCCATCGA CGAGCTGATATCGCCCACCGTTCGCGTGATCCGGGAGGTGTACGAAGGTGAAAATGCACACGAAATGTTCCAGTCCGACCTCAACAAAGCACTGTTCGATAAGGTGCGCTTCATCGTCATCGAGCCGACGCGGCTCGGCGAGGAAACGGAACGATGGATTGCGGTCGGCAACTGTCTGCACAAAACCGCCCTGATTAGCGGGACCGCATCGATAGCAATCA GTCTCATCTGGCGGGAAAAGCTCACAATCTACAGTGCTTCCTTTTGCGCCGTATCGATGTTCTGCACAAGCCTGTACGCCATCTGCTGGACCTGCGATCCGTGCGTCGAGTATCAG GTGGAGCGTAAGCAGCGAAACCTCATGAAAATCCCCGTCCCGGAAGGAGCATCCTCGCCGGTAGTGCTGGTGCACAAGGGCAATCGGCTCGCCACGTACAGCCACCGAATAGTGACTACGCTGGCGGCGTCCGTCTGCGTCTGGACCATTTATAGAGCATTGAAATAG
- the LOC120948477 gene encoding transmembrane protein 11 homolog, mitochondrial isoform X2: MSSETESSSGSESELISPTVRVIREVYEGENAHEMFQSDLNKALFDKVRFIVIEPTRLGEETERWIAVGNCLHKTALISGTASIAISLIWREKLTIYSASFCAVSMFCTSLYAICWTCDPCVEYQVERKQRNLMKIPVPEGASSPVVLVHKGNRLATYSHRIVTTLAASVCVWTIYRALK; the protein is encoded by the exons ATGTCCAGTGAAACCGagagcagcagtggcagtgaAAG CGAGCTGATATCGCCCACCGTTCGCGTGATCCGGGAGGTGTACGAAGGTGAAAATGCACACGAAATGTTCCAGTCCGACCTCAACAAAGCACTGTTCGATAAGGTGCGCTTCATCGTCATCGAGCCGACGCGGCTCGGCGAGGAAACGGAACGATGGATTGCGGTCGGCAACTGTCTGCACAAAACCGCCCTGATTAGCGGGACCGCATCGATAGCAATCA GTCTCATCTGGCGGGAAAAGCTCACAATCTACAGTGCTTCCTTTTGCGCCGTATCGATGTTCTGCACAAGCCTGTACGCCATCTGCTGGACCTGCGATCCGTGCGTCGAGTATCAG GTGGAGCGTAAGCAGCGAAACCTCATGAAAATCCCCGTCCCGGAAGGAGCATCCTCGCCGGTAGTGCTGGTGCACAAGGGCAATCGGCTCGCCACGTACAGCCACCGAATAGTGACTACGCTGGCGGCGTCCGTCTGCGTCTGGACCATTTATAGAGCATTGAAATAG
- the LOC120948474 gene encoding rab5 GDP/GTP exchange factor: MDKVEKIFSIKTPRIKQKDLKCRNGCGFYGNAQWNGLCSKCYRERSLKERHTKPFRLSKSDQQQKSGADQASASHSQSVPQQQQQQQQHSHQQQSLHSKLIPKLSGERDEKKKKLNLIDFIKKSTPGRDSEKSRHHSRQPIEKLEQEYVDALKALKIEEAAKQELKYFIHMLDQQIRKKYATVSVDELSELVQNGYSKFRDYMHMENSKFAGATEEMREQVLDFFERCIMTKNHKYLFSPPSTDDEDNDSYIHKRIRQLNWITAEHLMCSIDEVNSEVRELAYTAITELASVDSFLSPQEKLDCIVRCCRHIFSFLKKSVQGPASADDFLPALIFVVLKSNPVRLHSNINFITRFSNASRLMSGEGGYCFTNLCCAISFIENISAESLSLTQAEFDSFMSGEHEGTSAWESALIACESLHQISENMKVMKTIAAKKEVLYSGIISLNEEIDSFGQEIRQTVAEVLDRTPLVLLPCKTPARVVAMRQQYLSSSVGAGYVDPDSVQPALGGGHFTSNLVAANKTVNIEAASSKPKTVVVGSASNHQPPASGTSGSSAAGEVEQLVQSLSNTLTTPLVSVDAGPPETVAPSSPFYGTMSASNSADLLSASPSFDYNNIFDAQSLDGLATPDDLATDFIRGIRNINYDFDFSDHSGENSTAEDFDPRATFKPVPAVPTEPTKPPITPFDLEEFDPLLQKDGAGSTGQRPAEPLLPLPLQPSTVVASGGAGTGGGSLLDDSPGSLMLESPLKPTVADFHGLSLHGCNIPTITCATGVLHPPPAGGGGGSGGSGQNGPKATSSGRNANNDTSLI; encoded by the exons ATGGATAAGGTGGAAAAGATATTCTCCATCAAAACGCCCCGCATCAAGCAGAAGGATCTGAAGTGCCGCAACGGGTGCGGATTTTATGGCAACGCGCAATGGAACGGCCTGTGCTCGAAGTGTTATCGCGAGCGGTCCCTCAAGGAACGGCATACGAAGC CATTTCGACTGTCCAAGAGTGATCAGCAGCAAAAGTCCGGCGCGGATCAGGCGTCCGCTTCCCATAGTCAGTCGgtgccacaacaacaacaacaacaacagcaacactcCCACCAACAGCAATCGTTGCACTCGAAATTGATCCCGAAGCTATCGGGTGAGCGGgacgagaagaagaaaaagttgAATTTGATAgactttattaaaaaatcgACCCCCGGGAGAG ATTCGGAAAAATCGCGCCATCACAGCAGGCAACCGATCGAGAAGCTCGAGCAGGAGTACGTGGACGCGCTGAAGGCGCTCAAGATCGAGGAGGCGGCCAAACAGGAGCTGAAATACTTCATACACATGCTCGACCAGCAGATACGCAAAAAGTATGCGACGGTCAGCGTGGACGAGCTGTCCGAGCTGGTGCAGAACGGGTACAGCAAGTTCCGCGACTATATGCATATGGAAAACTCTAAGTTTGCCGGCGCGACGGAGGAAATGCGCGAGCAGGTGCTCGACTTTTTCGAGCGCTGCATCATGACGAAGAACCACAAGTATCTGTTCTCGCCGCCGTCCACCGACGATGAGGACAACGATTCGTACATTCACAAGCGCATCCGGCAGCTGAACTGGATCACGGCCGAGCATCTGATGTGCAGCATCGACGAGGTGAACTCGGAGGTGCGGGAGCTCGCGTACACCGCCATCACCGAGCTGGCATCGGTGGATTCGTTCCTGTCGCCGCAGGAAAAGCTCGACTGCATCGTGCGCTGCTGCCGGCACATCTTTAGCTTCCTGAAGAAATCGGTGCAAGGGCCGGCCAGTGCGGATGACTTTCTGCCGGCGCTGATCTTCGTGGTGCTGAAATCGAACCCGGTGCGGCTGCACAGCAATATTAACTTTATTACGCGGTTCAGCAACGCTTCGCGGCTGATGAGCGGCGAGGGCGGTTACTGTTTCACCAATTTG TGTTGTGCAATTTCGTTCATCGAGAACATTTCGGCCGAGTCGCTCTCGTTGACGCAGGCCGAGTTCGATAGTTTCATGTCGGGCGAGCACGAGGGCACGTCGGCGTGGGAAAGTGCACTGATCGCATGCGAAAGCTTGCACCAGATATCGGAAAACATGAAGGTGATGAAAACGATTGCGGCGAAGAAGGAAGTGCTGTATAGCGGAATCATTTCGCTCAACGAAGAGATTGACAGTTTTGGG CAAGAGATTCGACAAACGGTAGCGGAGGTGCTTGACCGCACGCCGCTCGTGCTATTGCCCTGCAAAACGCCGGCTCGCGTTGTGGCCATGCGACAGCAGTATCTGTCGTCCTCGGTCGGAGCCGGCTACGTTGACCCTGACTCGGTACAGCCCGCGCTCGGTGGCGGCCATTTTACCTCAAACTTGGTAGCAGCCAACAAAACGGTCAACATTGAAGCTGCCAGCAGCAAACCAAAGACGGTGGTGGTCGGTTCCGCATCCAACCATCAGCCTCCGGCGTCCGGTACGTCCGGTAGCAGCGCGGCCGGCGAGGTAGAACAGCTGGTGCAAAGTCTGTCCAACACGCTGACGACGCCGCTGGTGTCGGTCGATGCGGGGCCGCCGGAAACGGTCGCCCCGTCGTCACCGTTCTACGGTACGATGAGTGCGAGCAATTCGGCCGACCTGCTGTCGGCCTCGCCCTCGTTCGACTACAACAACATCTTCGATGCGCAATCGCTGGACGGGCTGGCCACGCCGGACGATCTGGCGACGGATTTCATCCGCGGCATACGCAACATCAACTACGACTTTGACTTTTCCGACCACAGCGGCGAGAACAGCACGGCGGAAGACTTTGACCCACGGGCCACGTTTAAACCGGTCCCGGCCGTACCGACGGAGCCGACGAAACCGCCCATCACACCGTTCGATCTGGAAGAGTTTGATCCGCTGCTGCAAAAGGACGGGGCCGGGTCGACTGGTCAGCGTCCGGCAGAACCATTGCTACCGCTACCGTTACAGCCATCGACGGTAGTGGCGAGTGGGGGTGCCGGTACCGGCGGTGGCAGTCTGCTGGATGATTCTCCCGGCTCACTGATGCTGGAGTCGCCGCTGAAACCGACCGTCGCCGACTTCCACGGGTTATCGCTGCACGGGTGCAACATTCCGACGATAACGTGCGCGACCGGCGTTCTACATCCTCCACcggctggcggtggtggtgggagcGGTGGGAGTGGACAGAATGGGCCAAAGGCTACGTCGAGCGGTCGGAACGCTAACAATGACACTAGCTTAATCTAG
- the LOC120948479 gene encoding peptidoglycan-recognition protein SB2 isoform X4, protein MSSSARTVAASSSSRLHSPVAWSRKSVQEGYYDLEAGETERTPLLYVRDNGRYRAKSLHRANDPNRVHPVALGLMVALLVFLLIGVVIGVYLLLLTVQRPWPVSHPFFLVERPAWWQYPVALEAATLDRLAVTNVIVLHTDSEDCLDQERCVRYLQNTERSCWAARRDHIPYNFLIGGDGVTYEARGWKSQHGFVDLPGRNTTLVVGMIGNFTDRQPAEVQYAELKAFITESIRRLSLSPQYRLHGAVNATRPSRDGTIALYSQLERWPHWKGFVARDQP, encoded by the exons atgtCGAGTTCTG CGCGCACCGTTGCGGCGTCGAGCTCGAGCCGGCTGCACTCCCCCGTTGCCTGGAGCCGCAAGTCCGTGCAGGAGGGCTACTACGATCTCGAGGCGGGCGAAACGGAACGAACGCCCCTGCTGTACGTGCGCGACAATGGACGCTACCGGGCGAAGAGCCTGCACCGTGCCAACGATCCGAACCGGGTGCATCCGGTCGCGCTGGGGCTGATGGTGGCGCTGCTCGTCTTCCTGCTGATCGGTGTCGTGATCGGCGtctatctgctgctgctgacgg TTCAACGGCCCTGGCCCGTATCGCATCCGTTCTTTTTGGTCGAGCGACCCGCCTGGTGGCAGTATCCGGTGGCGCTCGAGGCGGCCACTCTCGACCGGCTCGCCGTTACGAACGTGATCGTGCTGCACACCGACTCGGAGGATTGTCTGGATCAGGAGCGCTGTGTGCGCTACCTGCAAAACACCGAGCGGAGCTGCTGGGCGGCACGGCGTGATCACATCCCGTACAACTTCTTGATCGGCGGGGACGGTGTGACGTACGAGGCGCGCGGCTGGAAGAGTCAGCACGGGTTCGTCGATCTGCCCGGCCGCAACACAACGCTTGTGGTGGGCATGATCG GCAACTTCACCGACCGTCAACCGGCGGAAGTACAGTACGCCGAGCTGAAGGCATTCATCACCGAGTCGATCCGGCGGCTTAGCCTCTCGCCCCAGTACCGCCTGCACGGAGCGGTCAATGCAACGCGACCCTCGCGAGACGGTACAATCGCGCTGTACAGTCAGCTGGAGCGATGGCCACACTGGAAGGGGTTCGTCGCTCGCGACCAACCCTGA
- the LOC120948479 gene encoding peptidoglycan-recognition protein SB2 isoform X3 has translation MYQAARTVAASSSSRLHSPVAWSRKSVQEGYYDLEAGETERTPLLYVRDNGRYRAKSLHRANDPNRVHPVALGLMVALLVFLLIGVVIGVYLLLLTVQRPWPVSHPFFLVERPAWWQYPVALEAATLDRLAVTNVIVLHTDSEDCLDQERCVRYLQNTERSCWAARRDHIPYNFLIGGDGVTYEARGWKSQHGFVDLPGRNTTLVVGMIGNFTDRQPAEVQYAELKAFITESIRRLSLSPQYRLHGAVNATRPSRDGTIALYSQLERWPHWKGFVARDQP, from the exons ATGTATCAGGCCG CGCGCACCGTTGCGGCGTCGAGCTCGAGCCGGCTGCACTCCCCCGTTGCCTGGAGCCGCAAGTCCGTGCAGGAGGGCTACTACGATCTCGAGGCGGGCGAAACGGAACGAACGCCCCTGCTGTACGTGCGCGACAATGGACGCTACCGGGCGAAGAGCCTGCACCGTGCCAACGATCCGAACCGGGTGCATCCGGTCGCGCTGGGGCTGATGGTGGCGCTGCTCGTCTTCCTGCTGATCGGTGTCGTGATCGGCGtctatctgctgctgctgacgg TTCAACGGCCCTGGCCCGTATCGCATCCGTTCTTTTTGGTCGAGCGACCCGCCTGGTGGCAGTATCCGGTGGCGCTCGAGGCGGCCACTCTCGACCGGCTCGCCGTTACGAACGTGATCGTGCTGCACACCGACTCGGAGGATTGTCTGGATCAGGAGCGCTGTGTGCGCTACCTGCAAAACACCGAGCGGAGCTGCTGGGCGGCACGGCGTGATCACATCCCGTACAACTTCTTGATCGGCGGGGACGGTGTGACGTACGAGGCGCGCGGCTGGAAGAGTCAGCACGGGTTCGTCGATCTGCCCGGCCGCAACACAACGCTTGTGGTGGGCATGATCG GCAACTTCACCGACCGTCAACCGGCGGAAGTACAGTACGCCGAGCTGAAGGCATTCATCACCGAGTCGATCCGGCGGCTTAGCCTCTCGCCCCAGTACCGCCTGCACGGAGCGGTCAATGCAACGCGACCCTCGCGAGACGGTACAATCGCGCTGTACAGTCAGCTGGAGCGATGGCCACACTGGAAGGGGTTCGTCGCTCGCGACCAACCCTGA
- the LOC120948479 gene encoding peptidoglycan-recognition protein SB2 isoform X2 has product MSQVVTYVVSYARTVAASSSSRLHSPVAWSRKSVQEGYYDLEAGETERTPLLYVRDNGRYRAKSLHRANDPNRVHPVALGLMVALLVFLLIGVVIGVYLLLLTVQRPWPVSHPFFLVERPAWWQYPVALEAATLDRLAVTNVIVLHTDSEDCLDQERCVRYLQNTERSCWAARRDHIPYNFLIGGDGVTYEARGWKSQHGFVDLPGRNTTLVVGMIGNFTDRQPAEVQYAELKAFITESIRRLSLSPQYRLHGAVNATRPSRDGTIALYSQLERWPHWKGFVARDQP; this is encoded by the exons ATGAGTCAAGTTGTTACCTATGTGGTGTCCTACG CGCGCACCGTTGCGGCGTCGAGCTCGAGCCGGCTGCACTCCCCCGTTGCCTGGAGCCGCAAGTCCGTGCAGGAGGGCTACTACGATCTCGAGGCGGGCGAAACGGAACGAACGCCCCTGCTGTACGTGCGCGACAATGGACGCTACCGGGCGAAGAGCCTGCACCGTGCCAACGATCCGAACCGGGTGCATCCGGTCGCGCTGGGGCTGATGGTGGCGCTGCTCGTCTTCCTGCTGATCGGTGTCGTGATCGGCGtctatctgctgctgctgacgg TTCAACGGCCCTGGCCCGTATCGCATCCGTTCTTTTTGGTCGAGCGACCCGCCTGGTGGCAGTATCCGGTGGCGCTCGAGGCGGCCACTCTCGACCGGCTCGCCGTTACGAACGTGATCGTGCTGCACACCGACTCGGAGGATTGTCTGGATCAGGAGCGCTGTGTGCGCTACCTGCAAAACACCGAGCGGAGCTGCTGGGCGGCACGGCGTGATCACATCCCGTACAACTTCTTGATCGGCGGGGACGGTGTGACGTACGAGGCGCGCGGCTGGAAGAGTCAGCACGGGTTCGTCGATCTGCCCGGCCGCAACACAACGCTTGTGGTGGGCATGATCG GCAACTTCACCGACCGTCAACCGGCGGAAGTACAGTACGCCGAGCTGAAGGCATTCATCACCGAGTCGATCCGGCGGCTTAGCCTCTCGCCCCAGTACCGCCTGCACGGAGCGGTCAATGCAACGCGACCCTCGCGAGACGGTACAATCGCGCTGTACAGTCAGCTGGAGCGATGGCCACACTGGAAGGGGTTCGTCGCTCGCGACCAACCCTGA
- the LOC120948479 gene encoding peptidoglycan-recognition protein LD isoform X1: protein MLIVLNSRFFASFIERRLQTLVESFTDEQDAQPTVPVPFLERAGAKCFTLMLSTARTVAASSSSRLHSPVAWSRKSVQEGYYDLEAGETERTPLLYVRDNGRYRAKSLHRANDPNRVHPVALGLMVALLVFLLIGVVIGVYLLLLTVQRPWPVSHPFFLVERPAWWQYPVALEAATLDRLAVTNVIVLHTDSEDCLDQERCVRYLQNTERSCWAARRDHIPYNFLIGGDGVTYEARGWKSQHGFVDLPGRNTTLVVGMIGNFTDRQPAEVQYAELKAFITESIRRLSLSPQYRLHGAVNATRPSRDGTIALYSQLERWPHWKGFVARDQP from the exons ATGCTGATCGTACTGAACAGTCGATTTTTCGCGAGCTTCATCGAGCGACGGTTGCAGACGCTCGTGGAGTCCTTCACCGACGAGCAGGACGCGCAGCCGACCGTACCCGTACCCTTCCTAGAACGAGCCGGCGCTAAGTGTTTCACCCTTATGCTCTCCACAGCGCGCACCGTTGCGGCGTCGAGCTCGAGCCGGCTGCACTCCCCCGTTGCCTGGAGCCGCAAGTCCGTGCAGGAGGGCTACTACGATCTCGAGGCGGGCGAAACGGAACGAACGCCCCTGCTGTACGTGCGCGACAATGGACGCTACCGGGCGAAGAGCCTGCACCGTGCCAACGATCCGAACCGGGTGCATCCGGTCGCGCTGGGGCTGATGGTGGCGCTGCTCGTCTTCCTGCTGATCGGTGTCGTGATCGGCGtctatctgctgctgctgacgg TTCAACGGCCCTGGCCCGTATCGCATCCGTTCTTTTTGGTCGAGCGACCCGCCTGGTGGCAGTATCCGGTGGCGCTCGAGGCGGCCACTCTCGACCGGCTCGCCGTTACGAACGTGATCGTGCTGCACACCGACTCGGAGGATTGTCTGGATCAGGAGCGCTGTGTGCGCTACCTGCAAAACACCGAGCGGAGCTGCTGGGCGGCACGGCGTGATCACATCCCGTACAACTTCTTGATCGGCGGGGACGGTGTGACGTACGAGGCGCGCGGCTGGAAGAGTCAGCACGGGTTCGTCGATCTGCCCGGCCGCAACACAACGCTTGTGGTGGGCATGATCG GCAACTTCACCGACCGTCAACCGGCGGAAGTACAGTACGCCGAGCTGAAGGCATTCATCACCGAGTCGATCCGGCGGCTTAGCCTCTCGCCCCAGTACCGCCTGCACGGAGCGGTCAATGCAACGCGACCCTCGCGAGACGGTACAATCGCGCTGTACAGTCAGCTGGAGCGATGGCCACACTGGAAGGGGTTCGTCGCTCGCGACCAACCCTGA
- the LOC120948478 gene encoding clavesin-1 translates to MTTTRVILNFPWTSNEKLKGDFFQDTGVTDAVMKIARKELREDKAIREQSLEQLRDWLQKNGDVEGVRTDDLFLLRFLRTKKFSVPMAQQMILKYLNFRKVFTHLIHTLDFMSPSVLKLLNGGYIFPSPIRDKHGRRVIVGFANHFNPAEHNSSDMARLHFITYETLMEDPENQICGLVHIGDFKGISTAHVACWNPTDFLRIMKWGEQSIPMRNKEVHLVNVPSTVKYIIEGAKSMVSKKMKERLQVHVTVPDLCRKVDPACLPKELGGTMPMAEMIELWKMELAAKRNLVLSSANMRILSDRGIVSRNGTDRNNNSNSSLGMETITGSFRKLEVD, encoded by the exons ATGACGACCACACGCGTGATACTGAACTTCCCGTGGACCAGCAACGAGAAGCTGAAGGGTGACTTCTTCCAGGACACCGGCGTGACGGACGCGGTCATGAAGATCGCCCGCAAGGAGCTGCGCGAGGACAAGGCGATCCGCGAGCAGTCGCTCGAGCAGCTGCGCGACTGGCTGCAGAAGAACGGCGACGTCGAGGGCGTGCGCACGGACGATCTGTTTCTGTTGCGCTTTCTGCGCACGAAAAAGTTTAGCGTACCGATGGCGCAGCAGATGATACTGAAGTATCTGAACTTCCGCAAGGTGTTCACGCATCTGATCCACACGCTCGACTTTATGTCGCCGAGcgtgctgaagctgctgaacgGTGGCTACATCTTCCCGTCGCCCATCCGGGACAAGCACGGCCGTCGGGTGATTGTTGGATTCGCAA ATCACTTCAATCCGGCCGAACACAACAGCTCCGACATGGCGCGGTTGCACTTCATCACGTACGAAACGCTGATGGAGGACCCGGAGAACCAGATCTGCGGGCTGGTGCACATTGGCGACTTCAAGGGCATCTCGACCGCGCACGTGGCCTGCTGGAACCCGACCGACTTCCTGCGCATCATGAAGTGGGGCGAACAGTCGATCCCGATGCGCAACAAGGAGGTCCATCTGGTGAACGTCCCGTCCACGGTGAAGTACATCATCGAGGGCGCCAAATCGATGGTTAGCAAAAAGATGAAGGAACGGCTACAG GTGCACGTCACCGTGCCGGACCTGTGTCGGAAGGTCGATCCGGCCTGTCTGCCGAAGGAGCTCGGCGGCACGATGCCGATGGCGGAGATGATCGAGCTGTGGAAGATGGAGCTGGCGGCCAAGCGGAACCTGGTGCTGTCCTCGGCCAACATGCGCATCCTCAGCGATCGGGGCATCGTCTCGCGGAACGGTACCGATcggaacaacaacagcaacagctcgCTCGGGATGGAAACGATCACCGGCAGCTTCCGCAAGCTCGAGGTGGATTAG